The Mycolicibacterium aichiense region CACCGCGGCCAGGGGCAGCCCGTCGGCGATACCTTTCGCGGTGACGATCAGGTCGGGCTCGATGCCCTCGTCTTCGCACGCGAACATCGCACCGGTGCGGGCGAATCCGGACTGCACCTCGTCGGCGATGAACACCACGTTGTTCTCCGAGCACCACGCCCGCAGCGCGGGCAGGAAGCCGGGGGCCGGGACGATGAAGCCGCCCTCACCCTGGATGGGCTCGATGATGATGGCCGCGAGATTCGCGGCGCCGATCTGCTTGTCGATGACGGTCAGCGCCCGCTCGGCGGCCAGTTCGCCGTCGGTGGCCCACTCCTTGTCGATCAGGCCGTCCCGGTAGGGGTAGGACATCGGCGCGCGATAGATCTCCGGGGCGAACGGGCCGAATCCGCTCTTGTAGGGCATCGACTTCGCGGTCAGCGCCATCGTCAGGTTGGTGCGGCCGTGATAGGCGTGATCGAAGGCTGCCACCGCGGTCTTGCGGGTGTAGGCACGGGCGATCTTGATGGCGTTCTCCACGGCCTCGGCGCCCGAATTGAACAGCGCGGAGCGCTTCTCGTACGAGCCCGGGGTGAGCCGGTTGAGGTGCTCCGCGACGGCCACGTACTCCTCGTAGGGGGTGACCATGAAGCAGGTGTGGGTGAAGTCGGCGACCTGTGCGCGGACCGCGTCGACGACCCGGGGCGAAGAGTTGCCGATCGTCGTCACCGCGATGCCCGAGCCGAGGTCGATGAAGCGGTTACCGTCGACGTCCTCGATGATCCCGCCGCCGGCGCGGGCCGCGAAGATCGGCATGGTGACGCCGACGCCGTGCGAGACGGCGGCGACCCGGCGCTTGCTCAGTTCGACGGACCCGGGGCCGGGGATCTCGGTGACGAGTTTGCGGCTCTGCTCGAGGGTGGTCACTTTCGGTCTCCTAGACGAGTGGCTGGCGCGACGCGGGCACATCGAGCCTAGTCGCGTAGCAGCGCGATGCAACTGAAAACTAAGTCTCAGGGCCCATTGAACAATGGATTACGTCGCTCACAGGGGCTTAATCAACGTAATCAGTCGGACTTGACGGTGCGAAAGGGCGCGCCGTCGACGCGGTCGATCGTGGCGAACGATGCCACCGGCTGGCGGGTCAGCCGGGTGACCTGGCGGACCGGGTGACCCAGCGCGATCACCGCGGCCAGCACCAAGGGTCCCTCGGCGCCGAGCAGCTGCTTGACCTCGTCTTCTTCCCTGATCAGCATCGTGGTCAGCACGCCGCCGATCCCTTCTGCCCGGGCGGCGAGCAGGATGCTCCAGGCGAAGGGGTAGACCGAGGCGCCACCGGCCAGTGAGTAGCGGTCGAGGTCCCGGTCGACGGCGGCCAGCTGCGACAGGTCGGCGAACAGCGCGAGCAGCACCGGAACCTCATCGAGGTGGGCAGCCAATCCGCTGGCCGCGGCCTGCTCGGCCTGCCCGGTCCTGGCGGCCAGGGCGGACGTCTCGGCGGCGGGGTCGTTGACCGGTGACCACGGCCGCAGCCCGGCGGCGGTGAGGGCCAGATACTCGACCCACGGCTGTCGATACAGATCGCGCAGACGGGCCCTGATCTGCGGATCCTTGACCACGACCAGTCGCCAGGCCTGCGCATTGGCGCCGCTGGGGGCGAAGCGCGCGGTGTCGAGGATGCGTGCCAGCACCGCGTCGTCGACCGGCTCGTCGGTGAACTCGCGCACCGACCCGGTGCTGCGCAAGGCATCAATCAGGTCCATTCGCCCATCTTCCACCGGCGGTGCCGGTCCACGGCGGACCGGTGCAATGGCAGACTGGTCAGCTATGAACCCCGCGACCTGACGGTCGCGCGCGCTGAACCCGGCACCCGATACGAAAGAA contains the following coding sequences:
- the gabT gene encoding 4-aminobutyrate--2-oxoglutarate transaminase gives rise to the protein MTTLEQSRKLVTEIPGPGSVELSKRRVAAVSHGVGVTMPIFAARAGGGIIEDVDGNRFIDLGSGIAVTTIGNSSPRVVDAVRAQVADFTHTCFMVTPYEEYVAVAEHLNRLTPGSYEKRSALFNSGAEAVENAIKIARAYTRKTAVAAFDHAYHGRTNLTMALTAKSMPYKSGFGPFAPEIYRAPMSYPYRDGLIDKEWATDGELAAERALTVIDKQIGAANLAAIIIEPIQGEGGFIVPAPGFLPALRAWCSENNVVFIADEVQSGFARTGAMFACEDEGIEPDLIVTAKGIADGLPLAAVTGRAEIMDAPHVSGLGGTYGGNPVACAAALATIETIELDGLLDRAKHIEKVMKDKLGRMQADDDRIGDVRGRGAMIAVELVKSGTGDPDPDLTKALAAKAHSQGVLVLTCGTFGNILRFLPPLTISDELLTEGLDVLAEILAGLR
- a CDS encoding nitroreductase family protein, with amino-acid sequence MDLIDALRSTGSVREFTDEPVDDAVLARILDTARFAPSGANAQAWRLVVVKDPQIRARLRDLYRQPWVEYLALTAAGLRPWSPVNDPAAETSALAARTGQAEQAAASGLAAHLDEVPVLLALFADLSQLAAVDRDLDRYSLAGGASVYPFAWSILLAARAEGIGGVLTTMLIREEDEVKQLLGAEGPLVLAAVIALGHPVRQVTRLTRQPVASFATIDRVDGAPFRTVKSD